In one Gemmatimonas sp. genomic region, the following are encoded:
- the atpC gene encoding ATP synthase F1 subunit epsilon, which produces MAELKVSVISPERVLYEGAARGVIAPAFDGEVGILPMHAPLMTLLGRGILRVDTAGGEQRFQVDGGFLQVVDDAVRVVTEQASAV; this is translated from the coding sequence GTGGCCGAGCTCAAGGTGTCGGTGATCTCCCCCGAGCGGGTGTTGTACGAAGGCGCCGCGCGCGGGGTGATTGCGCCGGCGTTCGATGGGGAAGTCGGCATTCTGCCGATGCACGCGCCGCTGATGACCCTGCTGGGTCGCGGCATCCTGCGCGTGGACACCGCCGGTGGCGAGCAGCGTTTTCAGGTAGACGGCGGCTTTCTGCAGGTGGTGGATGATGCCGTGCGGGTCGTCACGGAACAGGCCAGCGCCGTCTGA
- the atpG gene encoding ATP synthase F1 subunit gamma, which produces MAKGRELKGRIKSVENTRKITRTMEMVATSKMKRAADRVSAARPYALALGDVLAHVYTPELAEQFPLLRRPTQIRRAALVVLTANRGLCGAFNTNLLRESRARLAEWEGQGVSVELHVVGRKGIGFYKYLGRTLAGARADIGDRPTSADAASLIDDLMARYAAGDLDAVYITYAKYKSALSTPPATEQVLPVVAPSTTGGATVAREFILAPSADDILEALLPLYVRNTIYRALVETAAGEQGARRTAMKNATDNATEMLQLLKRTYNSARQAQITQEIAEIVGGASALQG; this is translated from the coding sequence ATGGCAAAAGGCAGAGAACTGAAGGGGCGCATCAAGTCCGTCGAGAACACGCGCAAGATCACGCGCACGATGGAAATGGTGGCTACCTCCAAGATGAAGCGCGCGGCCGATCGCGTGAGTGCCGCGCGGCCGTACGCGCTGGCGCTCGGCGACGTGCTGGCGCACGTGTACACGCCGGAGCTGGCGGAGCAGTTCCCGCTGCTGCGGCGTCCCACGCAGATCCGGCGGGCCGCGCTCGTCGTGCTCACCGCCAATCGTGGACTCTGCGGCGCGTTCAACACCAACCTGCTGCGTGAGTCGCGTGCACGACTGGCGGAGTGGGAAGGACAGGGCGTGTCCGTTGAGCTCCACGTGGTTGGGCGCAAGGGGATCGGCTTCTACAAGTATCTGGGGCGGACGCTCGCCGGGGCGCGCGCGGACATCGGCGATCGGCCCACCTCGGCCGATGCCGCCTCGCTCATCGACGACTTGATGGCGCGCTACGCGGCGGGTGATCTCGACGCGGTGTACATCACCTACGCGAAGTACAAGTCGGCCCTCTCCACGCCGCCGGCCACCGAACAGGTGCTGCCGGTCGTGGCGCCGTCGACCACCGGAGGCGCGACCGTGGCGCGCGAGTTCATCCTCGCCCCCTCGGCCGACGACATTCTCGAAGCGTTGTTGCCGCTTTATGTGCGCAACACCATCTACCGCGCCCTCGTGGAAACGGCGGCCGGTGAGCAGGGCGCCCGTCGAACGGCCATGAAGAACGCCACCGACAACGCCACCGAGATGCTGCAGCTGCTCAAGCGCACGTACAACTCGGCGCGTCAGGCGCAAATCACGCAGGAAATCGCCGAAATCGTCGGCGGTGCATCGGCACTGCAGGGCTGA
- the atpD gene encoding F0F1 ATP synthase subunit beta, protein MAITAAPTAVGKIVQVIGPVIDVAFENDHLPELYNAVTVSAITPDGQTIKVTAEVQQHIGRNQVRAVAMSSTDGITRGMDVIDTGSAITVPVGAPALGRILNVLGDPVDDGAPIPADAERWPIHRKRPDFVNLEPKTEVFETGIKVVDLVAPFVKGGKIGLFGGAGVGKTVIIQELINNVAKGHGGKSVFCGVGERTREGNDLYLEFQEAGILDKVALIYGQMNEPPGARLRVALAGLTVAEYFRDMENADVLVFVDNIFRFTQAGSEVSALLGRMPSAVGYQPTLATEMGELQERITSTRNGSITSVQAIYVPADDLTDPAPATAFAHLDATVVLNRKITELGIYPAVDPLDSTSRILDAQYVGERHYTAATTTQRILQRYKELQDIIAILGMDELSEDDKKIVGRARRLQRFMSQPFAVAEQFTGIPGKYVKLEETISSFERICAGEFDNLPEQAFFMAGGVEDVVANAKKLQG, encoded by the coding sequence ATGGCTATCACTGCCGCGCCGACCGCAGTCGGCAAGATCGTTCAGGTCATCGGTCCCGTCATCGACGTGGCCTTCGAGAACGATCACCTGCCCGAGCTCTACAACGCCGTCACCGTCTCGGCAATCACGCCCGACGGTCAGACCATCAAGGTGACCGCCGAGGTCCAGCAGCACATTGGCCGCAACCAGGTGCGCGCCGTCGCCATGTCGTCGACCGACGGCATCACGCGCGGCATGGACGTGATCGACACCGGCAGCGCCATCACGGTGCCCGTGGGTGCGCCGGCCCTCGGCCGCATCCTCAACGTGCTCGGTGATCCGGTGGACGACGGCGCGCCAATTCCGGCCGATGCCGAGCGGTGGCCGATCCACCGCAAGCGCCCCGACTTCGTCAACCTCGAGCCCAAGACGGAAGTCTTCGAAACGGGCATCAAGGTGGTCGACCTCGTCGCCCCGTTCGTGAAGGGTGGCAAGATCGGTCTCTTCGGCGGCGCCGGCGTGGGCAAGACGGTCATCATTCAGGAACTCATCAACAACGTCGCCAAGGGACACGGCGGCAAGTCCGTGTTCTGCGGCGTGGGTGAGCGCACGCGCGAAGGGAACGACCTCTACCTCGAGTTCCAGGAAGCGGGCATTCTCGACAAGGTCGCGCTGATCTACGGGCAGATGAACGAGCCGCCGGGTGCGCGTCTGCGCGTGGCCCTCGCCGGTCTCACGGTCGCCGAGTACTTCCGCGACATGGAGAACGCCGACGTGCTCGTCTTCGTCGACAACATCTTCCGCTTCACGCAGGCCGGTTCGGAAGTGTCGGCGCTGCTCGGGCGCATGCCCAGCGCCGTGGGGTACCAGCCCACGCTGGCCACGGAAATGGGTGAGCTGCAGGAGCGCATCACCTCCACGCGCAACGGCTCGATCACGTCGGTGCAGGCGATCTACGTGCCCGCCGACGACCTTACCGACCCGGCGCCGGCCACGGCCTTCGCGCACCTCGACGCCACGGTCGTGCTCAACCGCAAGATCACCGAGCTGGGCATCTACCCCGCGGTGGACCCGCTCGACTCGACGTCGCGCATTCTCGATGCGCAGTACGTGGGTGAGCGCCACTACACCGCGGCGACCACCACGCAGCGCATCCTGCAGCGCTACAAGGAGCTGCAGGACATCATTGCCATTCTCGGCATGGACGAGCTCTCGGAAGACGACAAGAAGATCGTCGGCCGGGCCCGTCGCCTGCAGCGCTTCATGTCGCAGCCGTTCGCGGTGGCCGAACAGTTCACTGGTATTCCGGGCAAGTACGTGAAGCTCGAGGAGACGATTTCCAGCTTCGAGCGCATCTGCGCCGGTGAGTTCGACAATCTCCCCGAGCAGGCCTTCTTCATGGCCGGTGGCGTGGAAGACGTGGTGGCCAACGCGAAGAAGCTCCAGGGCTGA
- a CDS encoding SusC/RagA family TonB-linked outer membrane protein, whose amino-acid sequence MSRLMRWLYRAPLALALSLSPLAAQAQQGPAVITGTVKSEFGDPLENANVYIVELALSVGTNAQGRYTITIPAERARGQLVQLRARAIGYRSIARPLTVSRGNQTFDFALQKDVNRLTELVVTGVTGATEQTKTPFTVARVTSDQMPVPATNPLTQLQGKVAGAQIVAASGRPGAQPSVILRAPTSINASGRTQEPLYVVDGIIINGGLPDLNPEDIESVEVVKGAAAASLYGARAGNGVIQITTKTGKTSSQNSIKFGFRSEIGTGDLERQIQIAQRHGLFTDETGTRLCTTSAPSVPGMSFGCYRSIDYAREALAVNNTVTDFANTPVGFPIDPGAGSQGAQLRNIYQANQWPVQTFDAVNQLFRPQPTTINNLDVTGRYGKTTFFGSVNRLDQQGNVKFLQGFQRNSMRLNVDQQVTDKFSFSANTFFSRSQQDGQNEENGGGSVFFRLTRVPPLVDLTRTDSRGRLFIRPNLQGAGLQNENPLYALQNIDRLDQNDRFLIGSTARYTPFTWLDLEANYSFDNSRAIGFQNTDKGFRTTTNNPATNNGNVFRFNTNSQSYNASLNATARWEPMENLRTRYTLRYIAEEQQFNQVVSQGTQLQLQGVPQIGNTLATTRTGSSFQQTVRGVGYFGSVNAEYKDRYIVDALLRRDGSSLFGSEQRWQTFGRGSLAWRVTEEGWWFLPQMNELKLRASYGTAGGRPSFAAQYETFSLNAAGVAVPGVLGNANLRPEIARETEVGADFELFNRLGGNITYARTRVSDQILQPPLPAASGFTSQWVNAGTLQNSAFEVSLNMPIISRRNLNYTARLTYDRIRSEVTELNVPAYNFGNGNVTNSGGLFRIEAGVPYGTMYGRSFVRSCGQLPGAFQSQCGGAGSAFQRNSDGYIVWVGQGNSLQDGIAKNLWQSTLPATAAPFGVAAAWGHPMIVRDTTLATNNPGRVGAIGQALPTFRWSTSQTLTYKRLTVNGLIDATVGRAVQNQGLAWSLLDFMWGGSDQAGRSTADARPMSYYYRAGPPDNAAGIGGLYDVLGPNDFNVEKATFARLREMLISYRVGKVRNVGDWSVSLIGRNLYTWTSYRGFDPEVGVSGNSGQAGSGVLNAFDNFTFPNIRTITLSIGTTF is encoded by the coding sequence ATGTCGAGATTGATGCGGTGGCTGTACCGGGCGCCTCTGGCCCTGGCACTGTCCCTGTCGCCGTTGGCGGCGCAGGCACAGCAGGGACCGGCGGTGATCACCGGTACCGTGAAGAGCGAGTTTGGTGATCCGCTCGAAAACGCGAACGTGTACATCGTCGAACTGGCGCTGTCGGTTGGCACGAACGCGCAGGGTCGATATACCATCACCATTCCGGCCGAGCGGGCGCGGGGCCAGCTGGTGCAGCTGCGCGCCCGTGCGATCGGCTACCGGTCGATCGCCCGTCCGCTCACGGTGAGCCGCGGCAATCAGACGTTCGATTTCGCGCTGCAGAAGGACGTCAACCGGCTGACCGAACTGGTCGTGACCGGTGTGACCGGTGCCACGGAGCAGACGAAGACGCCCTTCACGGTGGCGCGCGTGACCTCCGACCAGATGCCGGTCCCTGCCACCAACCCGCTCACGCAGCTGCAGGGTAAGGTGGCCGGTGCGCAGATCGTGGCCGCCTCGGGGCGCCCGGGTGCGCAGCCCAGCGTCATCCTGCGCGCGCCCACGTCCATCAACGCGTCGGGTCGTACGCAGGAACCGCTGTACGTCGTCGACGGCATCATCATCAACGGCGGCCTCCCCGACCTGAACCCCGAAGACATCGAGTCGGTGGAAGTCGTGAAGGGCGCCGCCGCCGCGTCGCTGTACGGCGCACGCGCGGGTAACGGCGTCATCCAGATCACCACCAAGACGGGCAAGACGTCGTCGCAGAACTCGATCAAGTTCGGCTTCCGCTCGGAAATCGGCACGGGCGACCTCGAGCGCCAGATCCAGATCGCGCAGCGGCACGGCCTCTTCACCGACGAAACGGGCACGCGCCTCTGCACCACCTCGGCGCCGTCGGTGCCGGGCATGTCGTTCGGCTGCTACCGCAGCATCGATTACGCCCGCGAAGCGCTGGCCGTGAACAACACGGTCACCGACTTCGCCAACACGCCGGTCGGCTTTCCGATCGACCCGGGCGCCGGCTCGCAGGGCGCGCAGCTGCGCAACATCTACCAGGCCAACCAGTGGCCGGTGCAGACGTTCGACGCGGTGAACCAGCTGTTCCGTCCGCAGCCCACCACGATCAACAACCTTGACGTGACCGGCCGCTACGGGAAGACCACCTTCTTCGGCTCGGTCAACCGTCTCGACCAGCAGGGCAACGTGAAGTTCCTGCAGGGCTTCCAGCGCAACTCGATGCGCCTGAACGTCGACCAGCAGGTGACCGACAAGTTCTCCTTCTCGGCCAACACCTTCTTCAGCCGCTCGCAGCAGGACGGCCAGAACGAAGAGAACGGTGGCGGCAGCGTGTTCTTCCGCCTCACGCGCGTGCCGCCCCTCGTGGACCTCACGCGCACCGACAGCCGTGGCCGTCTGTTCATCCGCCCCAACCTGCAGGGCGCGGGGCTGCAGAACGAAAACCCGCTGTACGCGCTGCAGAACATCGATCGCCTCGACCAGAACGACCGCTTCCTGATCGGCTCCACGGCGCGCTACACGCCGTTCACGTGGCTCGATCTCGAAGCCAACTACTCGTTCGACAACAGCCGCGCGATCGGCTTCCAGAACACGGACAAGGGGTTCCGCACCACCACGAACAACCCGGCCACGAACAACGGCAACGTGTTCCGCTTCAACACCAATTCGCAGTCGTACAACGCCAGCCTCAACGCCACGGCGCGTTGGGAGCCCATGGAAAACCTGCGGACCCGCTACACCCTCCGCTACATCGCGGAAGAGCAGCAGTTCAACCAGGTCGTGTCGCAGGGCACGCAGCTGCAGCTGCAGGGCGTGCCGCAGATCGGCAACACGCTGGCCACCACGCGTACGGGCTCGTCGTTCCAGCAGACGGTTCGCGGCGTCGGCTACTTCGGCTCGGTGAACGCCGAGTACAAGGACCGCTACATCGTGGACGCCCTGCTGCGGCGTGACGGCTCGTCGCTCTTCGGTTCCGAGCAGCGCTGGCAGACGTTCGGCCGCGGCTCGCTGGCCTGGCGCGTGACGGAAGAAGGGTGGTGGTTCCTGCCGCAGATGAACGAACTCAAGCTGCGCGCGTCGTACGGAACGGCCGGTGGCCGCCCGAGCTTCGCTGCCCAGTACGAGACGTTCTCGCTCAACGCGGCCGGTGTGGCCGTGCCGGGCGTGCTCGGCAACGCCAACCTGCGTCCGGAAATCGCGCGCGAAACGGAAGTGGGTGCTGACTTCGAGCTCTTCAACCGGCTCGGCGGCAACATCACCTACGCGCGCACGCGCGTCAGCGACCAGATCCTGCAGCCGCCTCTTCCGGCCGCCTCGGGCTTCACCAGCCAGTGGGTGAACGCCGGTACGCTGCAGAACAGCGCGTTCGAAGTGTCGCTCAACATGCCCATCATCAGCCGCCGGAACCTGAACTACACGGCGCGCCTGACGTACGACCGCATCCGTTCGGAAGTCACCGAGCTCAACGTGCCGGCCTACAACTTCGGCAACGGCAACGTGACCAACTCGGGCGGCCTCTTCCGCATCGAAGCCGGCGTGCCGTACGGCACGATGTACGGCCGCTCGTTCGTGCGCAGCTGCGGCCAGCTGCCGGGCGCCTTCCAGTCGCAGTGTGGCGGCGCGGGGAGCGCGTTCCAGCGCAACTCCGACGGCTACATCGTATGGGTTGGCCAGGGCAACTCGCTGCAGGACGGCATTGCCAAGAACCTCTGGCAGTCCACCCTGCCCGCCACCGCGGCGCCGTTCGGCGTGGCGGCGGCGTGGGGACACCCGATGATCGTGCGTGACACCACGCTCGCCACGAACAACCCGGGTCGCGTGGGCGCCATCGGTCAGGCGCTGCCCACCTTCCGTTGGTCCACCTCGCAGACGCTCACCTACAAGCGTCTCACGGTGAACGGCCTCATCGACGCGACCGTGGGTCGCGCGGTGCAGAACCAGGGGCTGGCGTGGTCGCTGCTCGACTTCATGTGGGGCGGCTCCGACCAGGCGGGCCGGAGCACGGCCGACGCGCGTCCGATGTCGTACTACTACCGCGCCGGTCCGCCGGACAACGCGGCGGGCATTGGCGGGCTGTACGACGTGCTCGGGCCGAACGACTTCAACGTGGAAAAGGCCACCTTCGCGCGTCTGCGGGAAATGCTCATCTCGTACCGCGTGGGCAAGGTGCGCAACGTGGGTGATTGGAGCGTGAGCCTCATTGGCCGCAACCTCTACACGTGGACGAGCTACCGCGGATTCGATCCTGAAGTGGGTGTGTCCGGCAACTCCGGGCAGGCCGGGTCGGGCGTGCTCAACGCCTTCGACAACTTC
- a CDS encoding response regulator transcription factor translates to MSLRVAVLGQLSGTLHVQLAEVASALDLVLLGQAPDSRAATAVLDTQRPDIAVVATTLSDGSGFAFVRSLAPTQRPAGLIFVGTSDDEAVTAFELQATDFVLWPAAAGRLEEAVARARQQALQLALLRTADELQRLLAEAGATAGMDLAALFRTRGVMPGALEAATGNDDKGGDVARARRAVGAANTGTLVASSPWRGQGKASDGRVVTPRDPGDEAVLDLTQEDGGLSTSVARPLRVLVREGRRTRFVPLADVDWFEADGNYIRVHTAGERFRTRGTITAIEAALDPRQFVRIHRRVVVNMDRVREMTPLPGGDGLLVLGDGSTLRLSRTYRSRVR, encoded by the coding sequence ATGTCACTCCGTGTTGCGGTACTGGGCCAGCTCTCCGGCACGCTGCATGTGCAGCTCGCCGAGGTGGCCTCCGCCCTCGACCTCGTCCTGCTCGGGCAGGCGCCCGATTCGCGCGCCGCCACGGCCGTGCTGGATACGCAGCGGCCCGACATCGCCGTCGTGGCCACCACCTTGTCCGACGGCTCCGGGTTTGCGTTTGTCCGGTCGCTGGCGCCAACGCAGCGTCCCGCGGGGCTCATTTTCGTGGGCACGAGCGACGACGAGGCCGTCACGGCCTTTGAACTGCAGGCCACCGATTTCGTGCTGTGGCCCGCGGCGGCGGGGCGGCTCGAGGAGGCGGTGGCGCGGGCCAGGCAACAGGCGCTGCAGCTGGCCTTGCTGCGTACGGCCGACGAACTGCAGCGGCTGCTGGCCGAAGCCGGCGCCACTGCCGGCATGGATCTCGCTGCACTCTTCCGCACCCGCGGCGTGATGCCCGGCGCGCTGGAGGCCGCGACCGGCAACGACGACAAAGGTGGCGACGTGGCCCGTGCACGACGCGCGGTCGGTGCCGCCAACACGGGGACGCTGGTGGCGTCGTCGCCCTGGCGCGGGCAGGGGAAGGCCAGCGACGGGCGAGTGGTCACTCCTCGCGATCCGGGCGACGAGGCGGTCCTGGATCTGACGCAGGAGGATGGTGGGCTGTCCACCTCCGTGGCGCGACCGTTGCGCGTGCTCGTGCGGGAGGGGCGGCGGACGCGCTTCGTGCCGCTTGCCGATGTCGACTGGTTCGAGGCCGACGGCAACTACATCCGCGTGCACACGGCGGGGGAGCGGTTCCGCACGCGCGGGACGATCACCGCCATTGAAGCGGCCCTCGATCCGCGGCAGTTCGTGCGGATTCATCGGCGCGTGGTAGTCAACATGGATCGGGTGCGGGAGATGACCCCGCTGCCGGGCGGTGACGGCCTGCTGGTGCTGGGGGATGGCTCCACGCTCCGCCTGTCGCGCACCTACCGGTCACGCGTGCGCTGA